One segment of Trichlorobacter ammonificans DNA contains the following:
- a CDS encoding Ig-like domain-containing protein translates to MKPNVLKQKLLTYLLTLSCLVLTAIPSHAGVIFEESFDAQADWNVNNIYKTECAGTCTTAPANWSNYRTVPGTSALTNPTGSIRKLPGSLPDRSGSGKAYIVYNQSVAGVNWPGDSTLVKVLPQDYPELYVRLWIKTQANWKTVANAQSKVFRTYHWDRSGNLFQFFSSGTVNPAYIWDWSTNGSNNASYMDAYRCDPQETNYYCTAGGVPSYQLNDYFYAWGSGGATTKYADGQWHRYDFHLKMNDIGKNNGVMEWWWDGVLMESRTDVQWKGASGSSASIGWNTVSIGGNSNNTFSGSTPADQWYAIDDLVVSTTPIPADYAIGGGSSSTADTTAPTVSLAAPANNASVSGSVSLTANAADNVGVSKVEFYLDGALLATDNSAPYQFSWDSSSAAAGSHTVMAKAFDAAGNVGQSATVTVNVVRDTTPPTVSLTSPANNATVSGSVSLTASATDNVGVSRVEFYSNGTLLSASNQAPYNYTWSPAAGSYSLSAKAFDAAGNVGQSSTVSVTVASAPAADTTAPTVAITSPANNAVVNGTVQNTVAVADNVGVTKVEYYVNGGLDYSSTTAPFSYSVATTVAHNGTYTMYAKAYDAAGNVKQSSTITFTIKNGTTTADTTVPTVALTAPAANATLSGRVNVTASASDNVGVSKVEFYLNGALKSTATAAPYSFAWDTTTVADGSHTLLVKASDAAGNTAQSSVSVTVKNAVQAASSLWSAGDLPSIIDVGPDSPVELGVKFRSDVAGYITGIRFYKAAANTGTHVANLWSSSGRRLATATFSNETASGWQQVTFATPVAISANTVYVASYHTRTGHYSGSLNFFTGKAQISAPLRALADGESGSNGVYAYGSAGSFPRNSWKGSNYWVDVVFKAK, encoded by the coding sequence ATGAAACCCAACGTGTTGAAACAAAAATTGCTGACATACCTGCTGACCCTGTCATGCCTGGTACTGACGGCGATCCCCTCCCACGCCGGGGTCATTTTCGAAGAAAGCTTCGATGCCCAGGCCGACTGGAACGTCAACAACATCTACAAAACCGAATGCGCCGGCACCTGCACCACCGCACCGGCCAACTGGTCCAACTACCGCACCGTGCCCGGTACCTCCGCCCTCACCAACCCCACCGGCTCCATCAGGAAACTGCCCGGCTCCCTGCCCGACCGTTCCGGCAGCGGCAAAGCCTACATCGTCTACAACCAGTCGGTGGCCGGCGTGAACTGGCCCGGCGATTCTACCCTGGTAAAAGTGCTGCCCCAGGACTACCCGGAACTGTACGTCCGTCTCTGGATCAAAACCCAGGCCAACTGGAAGACCGTGGCCAATGCCCAGTCCAAGGTGTTCAGGACCTATCACTGGGATCGTAGCGGCAACCTGTTCCAGTTCTTCAGCTCCGGCACCGTGAACCCGGCCTACATCTGGGACTGGTCCACCAACGGCAGCAATAACGCCAGCTACATGGACGCCTATCGCTGCGACCCGCAGGAGACCAACTACTACTGCACCGCCGGCGGCGTGCCGTCCTATCAGCTGAACGACTACTTCTACGCCTGGGGCAGCGGCGGCGCCACCACCAAGTACGCTGACGGCCAGTGGCACCGCTATGACTTCCACCTGAAGATGAACGACATCGGCAAGAACAACGGCGTCATGGAATGGTGGTGGGATGGCGTGCTGATGGAAAGCCGCACCGACGTGCAATGGAAGGGTGCCTCCGGTTCCTCCGCATCAATCGGCTGGAACACCGTCTCCATCGGCGGCAACAGCAACAACACCTTCTCCGGTTCCACCCCGGCCGATCAGTGGTATGCCATTGACGACCTGGTGGTGTCCACCACCCCGATCCCGGCCGACTACGCCATTGGCGGCGGCAGCAGCTCCACCGCCGATACCACGGCGCCAACGGTGTCCCTGGCCGCGCCGGCCAATAACGCCAGCGTGAGCGGCAGCGTTTCCCTGACCGCCAACGCCGCCGACAATGTGGGGGTGAGCAAGGTTGAATTTTATCTGGACGGCGCCCTGCTGGCAACGGACAACAGCGCTCCCTACCAGTTCTCCTGGGACAGCTCCAGTGCCGCCGCCGGCAGCCACACCGTGATGGCCAAGGCGTTCGACGCCGCCGGTAACGTGGGACAGTCCGCAACGGTGACCGTCAACGTGGTGCGGGACACCACGCCCCCCACCGTGTCGCTGACCTCGCCGGCCAATAACGCCACCGTGAGCGGCAGCGTATCGCTGACCGCCAGTGCCACCGACAACGTTGGGGTGAGCAGGGTCGAATTCTACAGCAACGGCACGCTGCTCAGCGCCAGCAACCAGGCTCCCTACAACTACACCTGGAGCCCGGCCGCCGGCAGCTACAGCCTGAGCGCCAAGGCATTCGACGCGGCCGGTAACGTGGGGCAGTCCTCCACCGTGTCGGTGACCGTGGCAAGCGCCCCTGCCGCCGACACCACCGCCCCGACGGTTGCCATCACCTCGCCCGCCAACAATGCGGTGGTAAACGGCACGGTGCAGAACACCGTAGCCGTGGCCGACAACGTGGGCGTGACCAAGGTTGAGTACTATGTGAACGGCGGCCTGGACTACAGCAGCACCACCGCACCGTTCAGTTACAGTGTGGCCACCACCGTTGCCCACAACGGTACCTACACCATGTACGCCAAGGCCTATGACGCCGCCGGCAACGTGAAGCAGTCGTCCACGATCACCTTCACGATCAAGAACGGCACCACCACCGCCGACACCACGGTGCCGACCGTGGCGCTTACCGCCCCGGCCGCCAATGCAACGCTCAGCGGCAGGGTGAATGTGACTGCATCCGCCTCCGACAACGTGGGGGTGAGCAAGGTTGAGTTCTACCTGAACGGCGCACTGAAAAGCACGGCAACCGCCGCTCCCTACAGCTTTGCCTGGGACACCACCACGGTTGCCGACGGAAGCCACACCCTGCTGGTGAAAGCCTCTGACGCGGCAGGCAATACGGCGCAATCCAGCGTATCGGTGACCGTAAAGAATGCGGTACAGGCCGCCAGCTCCCTCTGGTCTGCCGGCGACCTGCCGAGCATCATCGACGTGGGCCCGGACAGCCCGGTGGAACTGGGGGTGAAATTCCGCTCCGACGTGGCCGGCTACATCACCGGTATCCGCTTCTACAAGGCAGCCGCCAACACCGGTACCCATGTGGCCAACCTCTGGTCCAGCAGCGGCAGACGGCTGGCAACCGCCACCTTCAGCAACGAGACCGCTTCGGGGTGGCAGCAGGTTACCTTCGCAACACCGGTAGCCATCAGCGCCAATACCGTCTATGTGGCCTCCTACCACACCCGCACCGGCCACTACAGCGGCAGCCTGAATTTCTTCACCGGCAAGGCACAGATAAGCGCACCGCTGCGTGCCCTGGCCGACGGCGAATCAGGTTCCAACGGCGTCTATGCCTACGGCAGCGCCGGCTCCTTCCCCAGAAACAGCTGGAAAGGGAGCAACTACTGGGTTGACGTGGTCTTTAAGGCCAAGTAG
- the prsR gene encoding PEP-CTERM-box response regulator transcription factor, translating to MEKLLIVEDREEIRSQLRWGLAGCYETLSAANRQEALSLFKKHQPAVMTLDLGLPPDESGSTEGFRCLEEVLRMAPATKVIMITGSAEREHALRAVRDGACDYYCKPLEIPVLKVILQRAFNLAAIEREQARLFAVAEGQNHAPGGIIGQSAGMHEVYAAIRKVAASDASVLITGESGTGKELVAKAIHALSGRRQGPFIAINCGAIPENLIEAELFGYEKGAFSGAHSRVQGKVEYAHKGTLFLDEIGELPLNLQVKLLRFLQEKKLQRVGGREDIAVDTRIIAATNRNITKEAEEGSFREDLYYRISVVRISLPPLRERGGDIMLLAKAFLKRFAAENHKKMRGFSSEAVTLLETYEWPGNVRELENRVQRAVIMSDSPLVEPEALDFSLRAPPREALQAFSRLTLRDAREMIEREMILSAIESQKHNMAKAAEALGISRPTLYDLTRKHRIEKPVAPV from the coding sequence ATGGAAAAGCTGCTCATTGTTGAAGACCGTGAGGAGATCCGCAGCCAGTTGCGCTGGGGACTGGCCGGCTGCTACGAGACGCTCTCGGCGGCAAACCGGCAGGAGGCGCTGTCGCTGTTCAAGAAGCACCAGCCGGCGGTGATGACCCTGGACCTGGGGCTGCCGCCCGACGAATCCGGCTCGACAGAGGGGTTCCGTTGCCTGGAGGAGGTGCTGCGCATGGCCCCGGCCACCAAGGTGATCATGATCACCGGCAGCGCTGAACGGGAGCATGCCCTGCGGGCGGTCCGCGACGGTGCCTGTGACTACTATTGCAAGCCGCTGGAGATCCCGGTGCTCAAGGTGATCCTGCAGCGGGCCTTCAACCTTGCGGCCATCGAGCGGGAGCAGGCCCGCCTGTTCGCCGTTGCCGAGGGACAGAACCATGCGCCGGGCGGCATCATCGGCCAGTCAGCCGGCATGCACGAGGTCTATGCCGCCATCCGCAAGGTGGCGGCCAGTGACGCGTCGGTACTGATCACCGGTGAAAGCGGTACCGGCAAGGAGCTGGTGGCCAAGGCGATCCACGCGTTAAGCGGCAGGAGGCAGGGACCGTTCATCGCCATCAACTGCGGCGCCATCCCCGAAAACCTGATCGAGGCCGAGCTGTTCGGCTACGAGAAGGGAGCCTTCAGCGGCGCCCACAGCCGGGTGCAGGGGAAGGTTGAGTACGCCCACAAGGGAACCCTGTTCCTCGACGAAATCGGCGAGCTTCCGCTGAACCTGCAGGTCAAGTTGCTCCGTTTTCTCCAGGAAAAGAAACTGCAGCGGGTGGGGGGACGGGAGGATATTGCCGTTGATACGCGGATCATCGCCGCCACCAACCGGAACATCACCAAGGAGGCGGAGGAGGGGAGCTTCCGGGAGGACCTCTACTACCGGATTTCGGTGGTCAGGATCAGCCTGCCGCCGCTGCGGGAACGGGGAGGGGACATCATGCTGCTGGCAAAGGCCTTCCTGAAACGCTTCGCCGCTGAAAACCACAAGAAGATGCGGGGCTTCAGCAGCGAGGCGGTCACGCTGCTGGAGACCTACGAGTGGCCCGGCAACGTGCGGGAGCTGGAAAACAGGGTACAGCGGGCGGTGATCATGTCCGATTCGCCGCTGGTGGAGCCGGAGGCGCTGGATTTCTCCCTGCGCGCACCGCCCCGGGAGGCGCTGCAGGCGTTCAGCAGGCTGACGCTGCGGGATGCCCGGGAGATGATCGAGCGGGAAATGATCCTGTCGGCCATCGAAAGCCAGAAGCATAACATGGCCAAGGCGGCGGAAGCCCTGGGGATCAGCAGGCCCACCCTCTACGACCTGACCAGGAAACACCGCATCGAGAAGCCGGTTGCTCCGGTCTGA
- the prsK gene encoding XrtA/PEP-CTERM system histidine kinase PrsK, translated as MLQIVAISAITGGLAFLLALVLRREQGASTPYPLAAAIAVVLALELFDLLALTWPGQMYLWKKCALVTEGLLPPAWLLYSLTCGREERLRALPLRARLVPLLALALPAWALLLPIRSFIYSPDFAVEQILFLGQAGFSFYLVLLMALVVALVNLELTLVHTPPALRWRMKFELLGAGVLLAVLIVYYSQAFIFRALDMQVTTTRALVLLAAMALIAYSRFRRGSGGTVQVSPQLAYKSVVLLAVGLYVTGLGIAGEGMRYVGGGFQRSLFLAMLLLAGLGLLAIFLSEAVRRRIRICIQKNFYRNKYDYRHQWLGFTERLSAATSSDELLRAIVCGFCDTFGMGSGVLFVLNQERDAYQHGAGGGETECGLSFDAGDPLIRSLAESRWILDLRDNVTELDRSCYRGYFEEQGACFLVPLSRQGDLDGFILLGRQLNPEELYTYEDFDLMRTLAGQASFALLNLRLSEQLACSRELAAIGKVAGFVVHDLKNLVSAVSLSLENARQYIALPEFQQELLTTLGSTVERMQGLISRLRPLPERENLRRTPVDLLQVAHETVALLKQPCLRVTGTTAIASGDREELQKVALNLVMNAMEATGDGKPVTVEVGEQETPYFRVTDEGCGIPEAYLRQRLFRPFSSTKQHGLGIGLYQSKQIVEAHGGTIEVTSNGGCGTEFTVRLPKMQPDSLWQEADYGKAAHC; from the coding sequence ATGCTGCAGATCGTCGCCATCAGCGCAATCACGGGGGGGCTGGCCTTTCTGCTGGCCCTTGTCCTGCGGCGGGAACAGGGGGCCTCTACCCCCTATCCCCTGGCGGCGGCCATTGCCGTGGTCCTGGCCCTGGAGCTTTTCGACCTGCTGGCCCTCACCTGGCCGGGACAGATGTACCTTTGGAAGAAGTGCGCCCTGGTGACGGAGGGGCTGCTGCCACCGGCCTGGCTGCTCTATTCCCTTACCTGCGGTCGGGAGGAACGGCTGCGCGCACTCCCCCTGCGGGCTCGCCTGGTGCCGCTCCTGGCGCTGGCGCTGCCGGCCTGGGCCCTGTTGCTGCCGATACGCTCCTTCATTTACTCCCCCGACTTTGCCGTGGAGCAGATCCTCTTCCTGGGGCAGGCGGGGTTCAGCTTCTACCTGGTGCTGCTGATGGCGCTGGTGGTTGCCCTGGTCAACCTGGAGCTGACCCTGGTGCATACGCCGCCGGCACTGCGCTGGCGGATGAAATTCGAGCTGCTGGGGGCCGGGGTGCTGCTGGCCGTGCTGATCGTCTACTACAGCCAAGCCTTCATCTTCCGCGCTCTGGACATGCAGGTAACCACCACCCGCGCCCTGGTGCTGCTGGCGGCGATGGCGCTGATCGCCTATTCGCGCTTCAGGCGGGGAAGCGGCGGCACGGTGCAGGTCTCGCCCCAGTTGGCCTACAAGTCGGTGGTGCTGCTTGCCGTGGGCCTGTACGTAACCGGTCTCGGCATCGCGGGGGAGGGGATGCGGTACGTCGGCGGCGGATTCCAGCGTTCCCTCTTCCTGGCCATGCTGCTGCTGGCGGGGCTGGGACTCCTGGCCATCTTCCTGTCCGAGGCGGTGCGACGCAGAATCCGCATCTGCATCCAGAAGAACTTCTATCGCAACAAGTACGATTACCGGCACCAGTGGCTGGGTTTTACGGAGCGGCTCTCCGCGGCCACCAGCAGCGATGAGCTGCTCCGGGCCATCGTGTGCGGATTCTGCGATACCTTCGGCATGGGGAGCGGCGTGCTGTTCGTGCTGAACCAGGAGCGGGACGCGTATCAGCACGGTGCCGGAGGCGGTGAAACGGAGTGCGGCCTCAGCTTCGATGCCGGAGACCCGCTGATCCGCTCCCTGGCGGAAAGCCGCTGGATTCTTGACCTGCGCGACAACGTGACCGAGCTGGACCGAAGCTGTTATCGGGGGTATTTCGAGGAACAGGGGGCCTGCTTCCTGGTGCCCCTGTCCCGTCAAGGTGACCTGGACGGTTTCATCCTGCTGGGCAGGCAGCTCAACCCGGAGGAACTGTATACCTACGAGGATTTCGATCTGATGCGGACCCTGGCGGGGCAGGCCTCCTTTGCGCTGCTCAACCTGCGGCTGTCCGAGCAACTGGCCTGCTCGCGGGAGCTGGCGGCCATCGGCAAAGTGGCGGGATTCGTGGTGCATGATCTGAAAAACCTGGTCTCGGCGGTTTCACTCTCCCTGGAGAACGCCCGCCAGTATATCGCGCTGCCGGAGTTTCAGCAGGAGCTGCTGACCACCCTGGGGAGCACCGTGGAGCGGATGCAGGGGCTGATCTCCCGTCTGCGCCCCCTGCCGGAGCGGGAGAACCTGCGGCGCACTCCGGTGGACCTGCTGCAGGTGGCCCATGAGACCGTGGCCCTGCTGAAGCAGCCCTGTTTACGCGTGACCGGCACGACGGCCATTGCCTCCGGCGACCGGGAGGAACTGCAGAAGGTGGCTCTCAACCTGGTGATGAACGCCATGGAGGCCACCGGCGACGGCAAACCGGTGACGGTGGAGGTGGGGGAGCAGGAAACCCCCTACTTCCGTGTGACGGACGAAGGTTGCGGCATTCCGGAGGCGTATCTGCGGCAGCGACTGTTCCGTCCCTTCAGCAGTACGAAACAGCATGGGCTGGGGATCGGGCTGTACCAGAGCAAGCAGATCGTCGAAGCCCACGGCGGCACCATTGAAGTGACGAGCAATGGCGGCTGCGGGACCGAATTCACCGTCCGGCTGCCCAAAATGCAGCCCGACAGCCTCTGGCAGGAAGCGGACTATGGAAAAGCTGCTCATTGTTGA